One segment of Chionomys nivalis chromosome 1, mChiNiv1.1, whole genome shotgun sequence DNA contains the following:
- the Depp1 gene encoding protein DEPP1: MRSRLLLPVPHLPTIRETSEELSHGAPGQEPPTSPSLDDYVRSICQLAQPTSVLDKVIVRNQPQRPYRPARTREKRCQVESQGDSSPCFSSPQPQLPSPGNDNPLDWLFGKSQEQQPERRDPPNGTSSSDHWGVHKQMDKDTGRLCEARVPECSLGRKSGHRQTSNLKSWTSRKSHPALASVSGSRPSSILSTLYLHLPVIHEL; the protein is encoded by the coding sequence ATGAGGTCCcggcttctgctgcctgtgcccCACTTGCCGACAATTCGGGAAACTTCGGAAGAGTTATCACATGGGGCACCAGGGCAAGAACCCCCAACTTCTCCCAGCCTGGATGATTATGTTAGATCTATCTGTCAGCTGGCACAGCCCACCTCAGTGCTGGACAAGGTCATAGTCCGGAACCAACCCCAGAGACCCTACCGGCCAGCCAGGACTAGAGAGAAGAGATGCCAGGTCGAGTCTCAAGGGGACAGCTCTCCTTGCTTCAGCAGCCCTCAGCCCCAGCTGCCCTCTCCTGGCAATGACAACCCTCTGGACTGGCTCTTTGGGAAGTCCCAGGAACAACAGCCTGAGAGGAGAGACCCACCCAATGGGACCAGCTCTTCGGATCACTGGGGTGTGCACAAACAGATGGACAAGGACACGGGGAGGCTCTGTGAGGCCAGGGTACCCGAGTGCTCTCTGGGAAGAAAATCGGGGCATAGGCAGACCTCCAACCTGAAAAGCTGGACTTCTAGAAAGTCTCACCCGGCCTTAGCCTCTGTCTCCGGCTCCCGCCCCAGCAGCATCCTCAGCACCCTGTACTTGCACCTCCCAGTGAttcatgaactctaa
- the Rassf4 gene encoding ras association domain-containing protein 4 isoform X2, giving the protein MKEDCSSSSHVPISDSKSILKSELLSLLKTYNCYHEGRSFQLRHREEEGALIIEGLLNIAWGLRRPIRLQMQDDRERVHLSSASWMPDRSSYLQKEASPQDNKVTAKEPDAQHANKAECSRDSSAPPEEEVPQLMRTKSDASCIIQRRPKSRAPGEAQKIRRHRFSINGHFYNHKTSVFTPAYGSVTNVRVNSTMTTQQVLTLLLNKFRVEDGPSEFALYIVHESGEQTKLKDCEYPLISRILHGPCEKIVKIFLMEADLSEEVPHDVAQYIKFEMPELDSFVEKLKEEEEREIIKLTMKFQALRLTMLQRLEQLVEAK; this is encoded by the exons ATGAAGGAAGATTGCTCATCCAGCTCCCATGTGCCCATCAGCGACAGCAAGTCCATTCTGAA GTCAGAACTCTTAAGCCTGCTCAAAACCTACAACTGCTACCACGAGGGCAGGAGCTTCCAGTTGCGACACCGCGAG GAAGAAGGGGCTCTGATCATCGAAGGACTCCTCAACATCGCCTGGGGGCTCAGACGACCCATCAGGCTCCAGATGCAGGATGATCGGGAGAGAGTGCACCTATCCTCTGCCTCATGGATGCCTGACCGATCCAGCTACCTCCA AAAGGAGGCTTCACCCCAGGACAACAAGGTCACTGCAAAGGAGCCTGATGCTCAGCATGCAAACAAGGCTGAGTGTTCCAGGGATAGCTCAG CACCCCCGGAGGAGGAGGTCCCACAGCTCATGCGGACCAAGAGCGATGCCAGCTGTATAATCCAGAGGAGGCCCAAGTCCCGGGCACCCGGCGAAGCCCAGAAGATACGACGTCACCGGTTCTCCATCAATGGGCACTTTTATAACCACAAG ACCTCCGTGTTCACTCCTGCCTATGGGTCCGTGACCAATGTCCGGGTTAACAGCACCATGACCACCCAGCAGGTGCTCACCCTGCTGCTAAACAAGTTCCGG GTAGAAGATGGCCCCAGTGAGTTTGCACTCTACATTGTCCACGAGTCTGGGG AGCAGACGAAATTAAAAGATTGTGAGTACCCGCTGATATCCAGAATCCTCCATGGGCCTTGTGAGAAAATCGTCAAGATCTTCTTGATGGAAGCCGACTTGAGCGAGGAAGTGCCCCATGAT GTGGCCCAGTACATTAAGTTTGAAATGCCGGAGCTGGACAGTTTTGTCGAAAAattaaaagaggaggaggaaagagaaataatcaaactgaccATGAA GTTCCAAGCCTTGCGTCTGACGATGCTGCAGCGCCTGGAGCAGCTGGTGGAGGCCAAGTAA
- the Rassf4 gene encoding ras association domain-containing protein 4 isoform X1, producing MKEDCSSSSHVPISDSKSILKSELLSLLKTYNCYHEGRSFQLRHREEEGALIIEGLLNIAWGLRRPIRLQMQDDRERVHLSSASWMPDRSSYLQKEASPQDNKVTAKEPDAQHANKAECSRDSSAPPEEEVPQLMRTKSDASCIIQRRPKSRAPGEAQKIRRHRFSINGHFYNHKTSVFTPAYGSVTNVRVNSTMTTQQVLTLLLNKFRVEDGPSEFALYIVHESGEQTKLKDCEYPLISRILHGPCEKIVKIFLMEADLSEEVPHDVAQYIKFEMPELDSFVEKLKEEEEREIIKLTMKFQALRLTMLQRLEQLVEAKNSAGGGASNSRETCPDSNHHYTMGSWPPSLVS from the exons ATGAAGGAAGATTGCTCATCCAGCTCCCATGTGCCCATCAGCGACAGCAAGTCCATTCTGAA GTCAGAACTCTTAAGCCTGCTCAAAACCTACAACTGCTACCACGAGGGCAGGAGCTTCCAGTTGCGACACCGCGAG GAAGAAGGGGCTCTGATCATCGAAGGACTCCTCAACATCGCCTGGGGGCTCAGACGACCCATCAGGCTCCAGATGCAGGATGATCGGGAGAGAGTGCACCTATCCTCTGCCTCATGGATGCCTGACCGATCCAGCTACCTCCA AAAGGAGGCTTCACCCCAGGACAACAAGGTCACTGCAAAGGAGCCTGATGCTCAGCATGCAAACAAGGCTGAGTGTTCCAGGGATAGCTCAG CACCCCCGGAGGAGGAGGTCCCACAGCTCATGCGGACCAAGAGCGATGCCAGCTGTATAATCCAGAGGAGGCCCAAGTCCCGGGCACCCGGCGAAGCCCAGAAGATACGACGTCACCGGTTCTCCATCAATGGGCACTTTTATAACCACAAG ACCTCCGTGTTCACTCCTGCCTATGGGTCCGTGACCAATGTCCGGGTTAACAGCACCATGACCACCCAGCAGGTGCTCACCCTGCTGCTAAACAAGTTCCGG GTAGAAGATGGCCCCAGTGAGTTTGCACTCTACATTGTCCACGAGTCTGGGG AGCAGACGAAATTAAAAGATTGTGAGTACCCGCTGATATCCAGAATCCTCCATGGGCCTTGTGAGAAAATCGTCAAGATCTTCTTGATGGAAGCCGACTTGAGCGAGGAAGTGCCCCATGAT GTGGCCCAGTACATTAAGTTTGAAATGCCGGAGCTGGACAGTTTTGTCGAAAAattaaaagaggaggaggaaagagaaataatcaaactgaccATGAA GTTCCAAGCCTTGCGTCTGACGATGCTGCAGCGCCTGGAGCAGCTGGTGGAGGCCAA GAAttctgctggaggaggagcttcCAACAGCCGCGAGACATGTCCTGATTCTAACCACCATTATACTATGGGGTCTTGGCCTCCAAGCCTCGTTTCATAG